One genomic segment of Hevea brasiliensis isolate MT/VB/25A 57/8 chromosome 3, ASM3005281v1, whole genome shotgun sequence includes these proteins:
- the LOC110656144 gene encoding L-type lectin-domain containing receptor kinase V.9-like: MERSRSFGMSCKILMLYFFLRLASADNNNQSGFLFDGYFKLGGSVNHSHMSSRVILTDSGLSEAGQVFYNDSFKFKNSTTGSVFSFSTTFIFSVISKDPEFSGHGLAFAISPSKGIPGALPNQYLGLFNATNNGISSNHVIAVELDTDQDFQFDDIDDNHLGIDINGLVSVKSLPAGYHSDDWHFKELVLKSGKPLQVWVEYESLNQQLNVTIHPINIPKPKLPLLSLKRDLSPYFYELMYVGFSSASGTNSSQYILGWSFRVNGQAEEINLSRLPDIPGFIRNEEGAGDGYRKQQKILAVVLSLTGGILLLLLIFGVLIMISRRRKFIQVLEDWEVLYGPYRFSYNDLFIATKAFGDKQLLGKGGFGRVYKGILPFSNIQIALKRISHDSRQGMKEFVAEIATIGRLRHPNLVRLLGYCRRKNELFLVYDYMPNGSLDKFLYRLPNYVLNWKQRFKIIKDVASALFYLHQQWVQVIIHRDIKPANVLIDNDMNARLGDFGLARLCDHGNDPQTSHVAGTPGYIDPDIVQSGKSNTRTDIYAFGVFVLEVTCGRRPVDPRTSTEKVMLIDWVLNCWDNGAILDTVDSRLVNEYVLHEAELVLKLGLLCSHPVAAVRPSMSSVVQILDGAAQLPENTSDVIKSRDSGYASCQGGVANEFPSGNTSIASLTFTESFASDGR; the protein is encoded by the coding sequence atggAAAGATCTCGATCTTTTGGAATGTCTTGTAAAATTCTCATGCTTTATTTCTTCTTGAGGCTTGCATCTGCAGACAACAACAATCAATCTGGATTCTTGTTCGATGGTTACTTCAAGTTGGGTGGAAGTGTAAACCATTCACACATGTCCTCTCGAGTGATATTAACAGACAGTGGGCTAAGCGAAGCAGGCCAAGTCTTCTATAACGATTCTTTCAAATTCAAGAACTCAACAACAGGTTCTGTCTTCTCCTTCTCCACTACCTTCATCTTTTCTGTAATATCCAAGGACCCTGAATTTAGCGGCCATGGACTTGCCTTCGCTATCTCACCATCGAAAGGTATTCCAGGAGCCTTACCAAATCAGTATCTTGGTCTTTTCAATGCAACTAACAACGGAATAAGTTCAAATCATGTTATTGCAGTAGAGCTTGACACAGACCAAGATTTCCAGTTTGATGACATAGATGATAACCATTTGGGGATTGATATTAATGGCTTGGTCTCCGTGAAATCTCTTCCTGCTGGGTACCATAGTGATGATTGGCATTTCAAAGAGCTAGTTCTCAAAAGTGGAAAACCACTGCAGGTCTGGGTTGAATATGAGAGCTTGAATCAACAACTCAATGTCACAATCCATCCAATAAACATACCTAAACCTAAGCTTCCACTTTTATCCTTGAAAAGAGATCTCTCCCCTTATTTCTATGAGCTCATGTATGTTGGCTTCTCATCCGCTAGTGGGACTAATTCTTCTCAGTACATATTGGGTTGGAGTTTTAGGGTGAATGGTCAAGCTGAGGAGATAAACCTGTCTAGACTTCCTGATATACCTGGTTTTATAAGAAATGAAGAGGGTGCAGGCGATGGATATAGGAAACAACAAAAGATTTTGGCAGTTGTATTATCTTTAACAGGGGGCATTTTACTTCTACTCTTGATTTTTGGAGTACTTATTATGATTTCAAGAAGGAGAAAGTTCATTCAGGTACTTGAGGATTGGGAGGTGCTATATGGGCCTTATAGGTTCTCCTATAATGACTTATTCATTGCTACGAAAGCCTTTGGAGATAAACAACTTCTTGGAAAGGGGGGTTTCGGCAGGGTATACAAAGGCATTCTGCCATTCTCAAATATTCAAATTGCACTGAAGAGAATTTCTCATGATTCCAGGCAAGGGATGAAAGAATTCGTAGCTGAAATTGCAACCATTGGCCGTCTCAGGCACCCAAACTTGGTTAGACTTCTGGGCTATTGCAGGCGCAAGAATGAACTTTTCTTAGTTTATGACTATATGCCTAATGGTAGTCTTGACAAGTTCCTTTATCGATTACCCAATTACGTACTAAACTGGAAACAAAGATTCAAAATTATCAAAGATGTGGCATCTGCACTCTTCTATCTGCACCAACAATGGGTACAAGTTATAATCCATAGAGACATCAAACCTGCCAATGTACTCATCGACAATGACATGAATGCCAGACTAGGAGATTTTGGGCTTGCCAGGTTATGTGATCACGGAAATGATCCTCAAACCTCTCATGTAGCTGGTACTCCAGGCTATATAGACCCAGATATTGTGCAGAGTGGGAAATCAAACACACGTACTGATATATATGCATTTGGGGTCTTTGTGCTTGAGGTTACTTGTGGTAGAAGGCCTGTGGATCCTCGAACTTCAACTGAGAAAGTAATGTTGATCGATTGGGTACTGAACTGCTGGGATAACGGAGCAATTTTGGACACAGTTGATAGTAGACTAGTGAATGAGTATGTCTTGCATGAAGCTGAATTGGTGTTGAAGCTTGGCTTGCTATGTTCACACCCTGTGGCTGCAGTTAGGCCGAGCATGTCTAGTGTAGTCCAAATTTTAGATGGAGCTGCTCAGTTGCCAGAAAATACAAGTGATGTAATCAAATCTCGAGATTCGGGTTATGCCTCCTGTCAAGGAGGCGTAGCAAATGAATTCCCTTCTGGGAACACTTCCATTGCTTCATTGACATTTACAGAATCATTTGCCTCTGATGGCCGTTAA